From a single Thioalbus denitrificans genomic region:
- the cbiB gene encoding adenosylcobinamide-phosphate synthase CbiB: MAAAGVCAAAVLLDRFLGEPRRGHPLVGFGRLAAAIERRFNPADCRDSPRARTAGLAAVFLLVAPFTLLAGLAARGAAAPLVEALLLYLAIGARSLAEHARAVATPLAAGDLPAARARVAWLVSRETEGLEEGEVAAAATESVLENGADAVFAPLFWYLLAGAPGVVLHRLVNTLDAMWGYRTGRYRRFGWAAARLDDGLGWLPARATALTYTVLGHARTALACWRWQAPAWESPNAGPVMAAGAGALRVRLGGAASYHGERRVRPRLGAGEPPRAADIGRALALVRHGIWLWLAVILAVALAGGAAGA, encoded by the coding sequence CTGGCGGCGGCGGGGGTCTGTGCCGCCGCCGTGCTGCTGGACCGGTTCCTGGGCGAGCCGCGGCGCGGGCACCCGCTGGTGGGGTTCGGGCGCCTGGCGGCGGCCATCGAGCGGCGGTTCAATCCCGCCGACTGCCGCGATTCGCCCCGCGCCCGGACTGCAGGACTGGCGGCGGTTTTCCTGCTGGTGGCGCCCTTCACCCTGCTGGCGGGGCTCGCCGCGCGGGGTGCGGCGGCACCGCTGGTCGAGGCGCTGCTGCTCTACCTCGCCATCGGCGCCCGCAGCCTGGCCGAGCATGCCCGGGCCGTCGCCACGCCGCTGGCCGCCGGCGACCTGCCCGCCGCCCGCGCCCGGGTGGCCTGGCTGGTGAGCCGGGAGACAGAGGGTCTGGAGGAAGGGGAGGTGGCCGCGGCGGCCACGGAGTCGGTGCTGGAGAACGGCGCCGACGCGGTCTTCGCCCCCCTGTTCTGGTACCTGCTGGCCGGCGCCCCGGGGGTGGTGCTGCACCGGCTCGTCAACACCCTGGACGCCATGTGGGGCTACCGCACCGGGCGCTACCGCCGCTTCGGCTGGGCCGCGGCGCGGCTGGACGACGGCCTCGGCTGGCTGCCGGCCCGCGCCACGGCCCTGACCTACACCGTGCTCGGGCATGCCCGCACCGCGCTGGCCTGCTGGCGCTGGCAGGCGCCGGCCTGGGAGAGCCCCAACGCCGGGCCGGTGATGGCCGCCGGGGCCGGTGCGCTGCGGGTGCGCCTCGGCGGTGCGGCCAGTTACCACGGCGAGCGCCGCGTGCGGCCGCGGCTCGGGGCTGGGGAGCCGCCGCGGGCGGCGGACATCGGCCGGGCCCTGGCGCTGGTGCGGCACGGGATATGGCTGTGGCTGGCCGTGATCCTCGCTGTGGCGTTGGCCGGGGGAGCGGCCGGTGCTTGA
- a CDS encoding rhodanese-like domain-containing protein — protein sequence MFGLNIKEIDAPELAQRLENDHDHVCVVDVREPVEVSAGTIPGAVHIPMRSIPWHAGELERDKDLVIICRSGARSAQVCAFLQQQGFDNVYNLRGGLIAWARAGLPAALPRTA from the coding sequence ATGTTTGGACTGAACATCAAGGAGATCGACGCCCCCGAACTGGCGCAACGCCTCGAGAATGATCACGATCATGTCTGCGTGGTGGATGTGCGCGAGCCGGTCGAGGTCTCCGCCGGCACCATTCCCGGTGCCGTGCATATTCCCATGCGCTCCATTCCCTGGCATGCCGGGGAACTCGAGCGGGACAAGGACCTGGTCATCATCTGCCGCAGTGGCGCGCGCTCGGCGCAGGTGTGCGCTTTCCTGCAGCAGCAGGGTTTCGACAACGTCTACAATCTGCGCGGCGGCCTCATCGCCTGGGCCCGCGCCGGCCTCCCGGCAGCCCTGCCCAGGACGGCCTGA
- a CDS encoding TolC family protein — translation MPFLLATAAAAAGEKPTALRLEQLIEMALAENPQMGVARGALKAADARLGQQQAGYYPKIAVEGRIEQVTLNAATPRESRSYLDFSSIDPSLGRVYVANPDEDMTGYTRTSAAVSAEYMLVDFGRRNGGVRSAEERLGAARAALSGTENETVLNVVSAYFNILKAEELVGVERESRSRKREAVKLARTLHEAGRGTVGDVARAEADLGQAEVELTRAENELQLSRLALRRAVGVAPGGPPLELSRKSRLADPGRLVSELDALVERAIGRRPEVEAQQRTIAATQAAVQKERAEYRPSVNLFANYSVQRYEDQDAAANYGLGVQVRWSLFDGGLRSNRVGETRAQLIQEQERLRDLQLGVATDVRDAQQRYREASERLRLTGKVLTASELDLKLARKGYKEGIRTFYDLSVAESNYRNAMAQRVVAQYDLQGAIARLYWSLGSMDSLYGEDAGSVAP, via the coding sequence GTGCCGTTTCTGCTGGCGACCGCCGCGGCCGCAGCCGGGGAGAAGCCCACGGCGCTGCGTCTCGAGCAGCTCATCGAGATGGCCCTGGCGGAAAACCCGCAGATGGGGGTGGCCCGGGGTGCGTTGAAGGCGGCGGATGCCCGCCTTGGACAGCAGCAGGCGGGTTACTACCCGAAGATCGCCGTCGAGGGCCGGATCGAGCAGGTCACCCTGAACGCCGCGACTCCGCGCGAATCCCGCTCCTACCTTGATTTCTCCTCCATCGACCCCAGCCTGGGCCGGGTCTACGTGGCGAATCCCGACGAGGACATGACCGGCTACACCCGCACCAGCGCGGCGGTCAGCGCCGAGTACATGCTGGTGGATTTCGGCCGCCGCAACGGGGGGGTGCGTTCCGCCGAGGAGCGTCTCGGCGCCGCCCGCGCCGCGCTGTCGGGCACCGAGAACGAAACGGTCCTGAACGTGGTCTCCGCCTACTTCAATATCCTCAAGGCGGAGGAACTGGTGGGGGTCGAACGGGAAAGCCGCTCGCGCAAGCGCGAGGCGGTGAAGCTTGCCCGCACCCTGCATGAAGCGGGGCGTGGCACGGTAGGGGACGTGGCCCGGGCCGAGGCCGATCTGGGCCAGGCGGAGGTGGAGCTGACCCGGGCCGAGAACGAGCTGCAGCTCTCGCGCCTGGCCCTGCGGCGGGCCGTGGGGGTGGCGCCCGGCGGGCCGCCGCTGGAGTTGTCGCGCAAGAGCCGCCTGGCCGATCCGGGGCGGCTGGTATCGGAGCTGGACGCCCTGGTGGAGCGGGCCATCGGCCGCCGGCCGGAGGTGGAGGCCCAGCAGCGCACCATCGCCGCCACCCAGGCCGCGGTGCAGAAGGAGCGGGCGGAGTACCGGCCCTCGGTCAACCTGTTCGCCAACTACAGCGTCCAGCGCTACGAGGACCAGGATGCCGCCGCCAATTACGGCCTCGGCGTACAGGTGCGCTGGTCGCTTTTCGACGGCGGGCTGCGCAGCAACCGCGTGGGCGAAACGCGGGCCCAGCTCATCCAGGAGCAGGAGCGTCTGCGCGACCTCCAGCTGGGCGTGGCCACCGACGTGCGCGATGCCCAGCAGCGCTACCGCGAGGCCAGTGAGCGTCTGCGCCTCACCGGCAAGGTGCTGACCGCCAGCGAACTCGATCTCAAGCTCGCCCGCAAGGGCTACAAGGAGGGCATCCGCACCTTCTACGACCTTTCCGTGGCGGAATCGAACTACCGCAATGCCATGGCCCAGCGGGTGGTCGCGCAGTACGACCTGCAGGGAGCCATCGCCCGCCTGTACTGGTCGCTCGGTTCCATGGACAGTCTCTACGGCGAGGATGCCGGGAGCGTGGCGCCGTGA
- the cobD gene encoding threonine-phosphate decarboxylase CobD — MLEHGGRVRAAARRHGIPAREWLDLSTGINPWGYPVPPPPAEAWGRLPEEDDLEAVAASCYGGGPLLAVPGTQAAIQLLPRLRQPGRVAVLAPGYAEHARAWAGAGHRVEPVAVGGIEAACAHVEVAVLCRPNNPDGFLAGREALLAWAGRLAHHGGWLVVDEAFMDLQPGESLIPMGPRPGLVVLRSPGKFFGLAGARLGFVHAEAELLARLAESLGPWAVSGPARWAGRHALADAAWQERMRARLSAAGARLAALLARHGLAPEGGTPLFQWLRHPEAAAIAEALARRAILVRHFPDHHGLRFGLPGDEPGWQRLEAALGDVT, encoded by the coding sequence GTGCTTGAGCACGGCGGCCGGGTACGGGCCGCGGCACGCCGCCACGGGATTCCGGCGCGGGAGTGGCTCGATCTCTCCACCGGCATCAACCCGTGGGGCTACCCGGTGCCGCCGCCACCGGCGGAGGCGTGGGGCCGGCTGCCGGAGGAGGATGACCTCGAGGCGGTGGCGGCGTCCTGCTACGGCGGCGGCCCGTTGCTGGCGGTGCCCGGCACCCAGGCGGCCATCCAGCTGTTGCCGCGGCTGCGCCAACCCGGGCGGGTGGCGGTGCTGGCACCGGGCTATGCCGAACATGCCCGGGCCTGGGCCGGGGCGGGCCACCGGGTGGAGCCGGTGGCCGTCGGCGGGATCGAGGCGGCGTGCGCGCACGTCGAAGTGGCGGTCCTCTGCCGCCCCAACAACCCGGACGGGTTCCTGGCCGGGCGCGAGGCGCTGCTGGCGTGGGCCGGACGCCTGGCGCACCACGGCGGCTGGCTGGTGGTGGACGAGGCGTTCATGGATCTCCAGCCCGGGGAGAGCCTGATCCCGATGGGACCCCGGCCGGGGCTGGTGGTGCTGCGCTCGCCGGGCAAGTTCTTCGGCCTGGCCGGGGCGCGGCTCGGCTTCGTCCACGCCGAAGCGGAACTGCTGGCCCGGCTCGCCGAGAGCCTGGGGCCCTGGGCGGTGAGCGGCCCGGCCCGCTGGGCCGGGCGCCACGCGCTCGCCGATGCCGCCTGGCAGGAGCGGATGCGGGCCCGCCTGTCCGCCGCCGGTGCGCGGCTGGCGGCCCTGCTCGCGCGCCACGGCCTGGCGCCGGAGGGCGGCACGCCCCTGTTCCAGTGGCTGCGCCATCCCGAGGCCGCGGCCATCGCCGAGGCGCTCGCCCGCCGCGCCATCCTCGTGCGCCACTTCCCCGACCACCACGGCCTGCGCTTCGGCCTGCCCGGCGACGAACCCGGCTGGCAACGCCTCGAAGCGGCCCTGGGTGATGTAACCTGA
- the btuB gene encoding TonB-dependent vitamin B12 receptor, giving the protein MPLPLSRPLAGALLLASLPAIANESQPLDAVVVTATRTAQTADDTLAAVTVITREEIERRQPRDLPQLLSGLPGVDFTVAGGAGKTASLYLRGTESGHVLLLVDGVRMGSATLGQVAWQFIPVDQIERIEVVRGPRSHLYGSDAIGGVVQIFTRRGSEGFRAEARAGAGSHDTRNLSAGISGGADGTRWSLAAAHERTEGFDALKGAEPDRDGYRNTSLSARISHRFSGGAEVEAHLLRAGGKNDYDGSWTNENDFVEQSLGGKFAFSPLDRWRVSLSAGQSRDESKEYLDGAFRDRYETRRTQLGWQNDLTLSERALLTLGLDFLRDAVEGSTDYAEDRRDDRAGFVEYQYLGEGYDFVLGLRHDRYDGFGGHTTGSLDAGLDLPWGLRATAGYGTAFRAPTFNDLYYPYSGNPDLDPEESATWELGLSHGSGAVAWSLRAYRTEVDNLIDWACAVNCDDTDWLNDIWQPSNLRRARIDGLEATARTRLGDWNAAAALTLLDAEDSDTGNELPRRAPRTLRLDLDRDLARWRLGGSFIAQSGRWDDRANTRRIAGYGRVDLHADYALARHWRLSGQVKNLFDQSYESAANYNTAGRELFLSVAYRTE; this is encoded by the coding sequence ATGCCTCTTCCCCTCAGCCGGCCCCTCGCCGGAGCCCTGCTGCTGGCGAGCCTGCCGGCGATCGCCAACGAATCCCAACCACTGGACGCCGTGGTCGTCACCGCCACCCGCACCGCCCAGACCGCCGACGACACCCTCGCCGCGGTAACCGTCATCACCCGCGAGGAGATCGAACGGCGCCAGCCACGGGATCTACCGCAGCTGCTCTCCGGCCTGCCGGGAGTCGACTTCACGGTGGCTGGCGGCGCCGGCAAGACCGCCAGCCTCTACCTGCGCGGCACCGAGTCCGGCCATGTACTGCTGCTGGTGGACGGGGTACGCATGGGTTCTGCCACCCTCGGACAGGTGGCCTGGCAGTTCATCCCGGTGGACCAGATCGAGCGCATCGAGGTGGTGCGCGGTCCGCGCTCCCATCTCTACGGCTCCGACGCCATCGGCGGAGTGGTCCAGATCTTCACCCGCCGCGGGAGCGAGGGCTTCCGGGCCGAGGCCCGGGCCGGGGCCGGCAGTCACGACACCCGCAACCTCAGCGCCGGGATCTCGGGAGGAGCGGACGGGACCCGCTGGAGCCTTGCCGCCGCCCACGAACGGACCGAGGGTTTCGATGCCCTGAAAGGCGCGGAGCCGGACCGCGACGGCTATCGCAACACTTCCCTCTCCGCCCGCATCAGCCACCGGTTCAGTGGCGGGGCCGAGGTGGAGGCCCACCTTCTGCGCGCCGGGGGAAAGAACGACTACGACGGCAGCTGGACCAACGAGAACGACTTCGTTGAGCAGAGCCTCGGGGGGAAATTCGCCTTCAGCCCGCTGGACCGCTGGCGGGTGTCGCTCAGCGCCGGCCAGAGCCGCGACGAATCGAAGGAGTATCTCGATGGCGCCTTCCGCGACCGTTACGAGACCCGTCGCACCCAGCTCGGCTGGCAGAACGACCTGACACTGTCCGAGCGTGCGCTGCTCACCCTGGGGCTCGACTTCCTGCGCGATGCCGTGGAGGGCAGCACCGACTACGCCGAGGACCGCCGCGACGACCGCGCCGGCTTCGTGGAGTACCAGTACCTGGGCGAGGGTTACGATTTCGTGCTGGGCCTGCGCCACGACCGCTACGACGGCTTCGGCGGCCACACCACCGGCAGCCTCGATGCCGGTCTCGACCTGCCCTGGGGGCTGCGCGCCACCGCCGGCTACGGCACCGCCTTCCGCGCTCCCACCTTCAACGATCTCTACTACCCCTATTCCGGCAACCCCGACCTGGATCCGGAGGAGTCGGCCACCTGGGAACTGGGCCTGTCACACGGCAGCGGCGCCGTCGCCTGGAGCCTGCGCGCCTACCGCACGGAGGTGGACAACCTCATCGACTGGGCCTGCGCGGTGAACTGTGACGACACGGACTGGCTCAACGACATCTGGCAGCCGTCCAACCTGCGCCGCGCCCGCATCGACGGCCTGGAAGCCACCGCCCGCACCCGCCTCGGAGACTGGAATGCCGCGGCCGCGTTGACCCTCCTCGACGCGGAGGATTCCGACACCGGCAACGAACTGCCGCGCCGCGCCCCGCGCACCCTGCGCCTGGATCTGGACCGCGACCTGGCCCGCTGGCGCCTGGGGGGAAGCTTCATCGCCCAGTCCGGCCGCTGGGACGATCGGGCCAACACCCGGCGCATCGCCGGCTATGGGCGCGTGGACCTGCATGCGGACTACGCCCTGGCCCGGCACTGGCGGCTCAGCGGCCAGGTGAAGAACCTGTTCGACCAGAGCTACGAGAGCGCGGCCAACTACAACACGGCGGGGCGCGAGTTGTTCCTCTCCGTGGCCTACCGGACCGAGTGA
- a CDS encoding DsbA family oxidoreductase, which yields MVERPELKVTVFSDYICPFCYVGHARLMRLGEEWNLRVNWCFIELHPETPVAGQPVAALGYPDAQWNRMQENLKRMADEDGLPFSDPGFTTNSRRALLLAEAAKSLGRERFYRLHEALYHACFVAGRNIGDPEVLRGIAASVGVPESLVEAAWREPRYPEHLSHYRELAARVALSGVPTYLFGPRRITGAVPVARLREAARALADTA from the coding sequence ATGGTTGAACGCCCGGAACTGAAGGTCACCGTCTTCTCCGACTACATCTGCCCCTTCTGCTATGTGGGACATGCGCGCCTGATGCGGCTCGGCGAGGAGTGGAACCTGCGGGTGAACTGGTGCTTCATCGAGTTGCACCCGGAGACGCCCGTCGCCGGACAGCCGGTGGCCGCCCTGGGCTATCCCGATGCCCAGTGGAACAGGATGCAAGAGAACCTCAAGCGGATGGCTGACGAGGACGGCCTGCCGTTCAGCGATCCCGGTTTCACCACCAACTCCCGGCGCGCCCTGTTGCTGGCCGAGGCGGCCAAGTCGCTGGGCCGGGAGCGCTTCTACCGCCTGCACGAGGCTCTCTACCACGCCTGCTTCGTTGCCGGCCGCAATATCGGCGACCCGGAAGTCCTGCGCGGGATCGCCGCGTCCGTCGGGGTGCCTGAGTCCCTGGTCGAGGCAGCCTGGCGCGAGCCCCGCTACCCGGAACACCTCAGCCACTACCGTGAACTGGCTGCCCGGGTCGCCCTCAGCGGTGTCCCCACCTACCTTTTCGGGCCACGCAGGATTACCGGCGCCGTGCCAGTGGCGCGGCTGCGCGAAGCCGCGCGCGCACTCGCCGATACCGCCTGA
- a CDS encoding cobyric acid synthase, producing the protein MKTPTLMVQGTSSDAGKSLLVTALCRVLARRGVRVCPFKPQNMALNSAVTADGGEIGRAQAVQAQAAGLAPLTDMNPVLLKPNTERGCQVIIHGRAVHANLEAAAYHDYKRLARSAVLESHARLGAGFEALVAEGAGSPAEVNLRRGDIANMGFAEAVDCPVVLVADIDRGGVFAQIVGTLQLLSASERARIAGFVINRFRGDPALLEPGLRWLEAETGKPVFGVLPYLQGLHLEAEDSLARPAATDAAADALRVAVPALPRISNHTDLDPLRLHPRVRLEWVGPGRTPPPADLVVLPGSKSVQADLRWLRAQGWERALQRHLRYGGRLIGICGGFQMLGAVLHDPQGLEGEPGSQPGLGLLALQTTLAAEKRLARVRGRLALPGAPPVSGYEIHQGVTRGEALGRPAVHLDGGGTDGALSSDGQILGTYLHGLFEEPAAGAALLRWAGLDAPQETDYRALREAAIERLADTAEAHLDLDRLFALTGMPYRRTD; encoded by the coding sequence ATGAAAACTCCTACCTTGATGGTCCAGGGCACCAGTTCCGACGCCGGCAAGAGCCTGCTGGTGACGGCGCTGTGCCGGGTGCTGGCCCGCCGCGGCGTGCGGGTCTGTCCGTTCAAACCCCAGAACATGGCGCTCAACAGCGCGGTGACCGCCGACGGCGGCGAAATCGGCCGGGCCCAGGCGGTGCAGGCCCAGGCCGCGGGCCTGGCGCCGCTGACGGACATGAACCCGGTGCTGCTGAAACCCAACACCGAGCGCGGCTGCCAGGTGATCATCCACGGCCGGGCGGTTCATGCCAACCTCGAGGCCGCCGCCTACCACGACTACAAGCGCCTTGCCCGCAGCGCGGTGCTGGAATCCCACGCCCGTCTCGGCGCCGGGTTCGAGGCGCTGGTGGCAGAGGGCGCGGGCAGCCCGGCGGAGGTCAACCTGCGCCGGGGCGACATCGCCAACATGGGCTTCGCCGAGGCGGTGGACTGCCCGGTGGTGCTGGTGGCGGACATCGACCGCGGCGGCGTCTTCGCCCAGATCGTCGGCACCCTGCAGCTGCTCTCGGCGAGCGAACGGGCGCGCATCGCCGGTTTCGTCATCAACCGCTTCCGCGGCGATCCCGCCCTGCTGGAACCGGGCCTCCGGTGGCTGGAGGCGGAGACCGGAAAACCGGTGTTCGGCGTCCTGCCCTACCTGCAGGGGCTGCACCTGGAGGCGGAGGACAGCCTGGCCCGTCCGGCCGCCACGGATGCGGCGGCGGACGCCCTGCGGGTGGCGGTGCCGGCGCTGCCGCGCATCAGCAACCACACCGATCTCGATCCCCTGCGGCTGCACCCCCGGGTCCGGCTCGAATGGGTGGGACCGGGCCGGACGCCGCCGCCGGCGGACCTGGTCGTCCTCCCCGGCTCCAAGAGCGTGCAGGCCGATCTCCGCTGGCTCCGGGCCCAGGGCTGGGAGCGCGCCCTGCAGCGCCACCTGCGCTACGGCGGCCGGCTCATCGGCATCTGCGGCGGCTTCCAGATGCTGGGCGCCGTCCTGCACGACCCCCAGGGGCTGGAGGGCGAGCCCGGCAGCCAGCCGGGACTAGGCCTGCTGGCCCTGCAGACCACCCTGGCGGCGGAAAAGCGCCTGGCCCGGGTGCGCGGCCGGCTCGCCCTGCCGGGCGCCCCGCCGGTGAGCGGCTACGAGATCCACCAGGGCGTGACCCGCGGGGAGGCGCTGGGGCGACCGGCCGTCCATCTCGACGGCGGCGGCACGGACGGCGCCCTCTCCTCCGACGGGCAGATCCTCGGCACCTATCTCCACGGCCTGTTCGAGGAACCCGCCGCCGGCGCCGCCCTGCTCCGCTGGGCCGGCCTCGATGCGCCGCAAGAGACCGACTACCGCGCCCTGCGCGAAGCCGCCATCGAGCGCCTCGCCGACACCGCCGAGGCCCACCTCGATCTCGACCGCCTGTTCGCCCTCACCGGGATGCCGTACAGAAGAACTGATTAG
- a CDS encoding cobalamin-binding protein: protein MSELWRLLALLLILWLQSAAAAAVAVVDDSGARVALPEPARRIVSLAPHATELLLAAGAGGRVVGVVSHSDYPAAARALPQVGGYERLDLEAILGLAPDLVVAWESGNPGAEVERLRALGIPVYVTELRRLEDIPATLERIGILAGTPGEAGTAAAAFRDGVEALRRRYAGRSPVRVFYQIWDSPLMTVGGDHLITSVIALCGGRNIFADQAALAPAVDVESVLVRDPEAIVASGMAAERPEWLDGWRRWPGLGAVREEALFLIHPDLIQRPTPRILEGAEQLCADLDRVRARRGE, encoded by the coding sequence ATGTCTGAACTCTGGCGCCTGCTGGCGCTGCTGCTGATCCTGTGGTTGCAGTCGGCCGCCGCCGCGGCGGTGGCGGTGGTCGACGACAGCGGTGCGCGGGTGGCATTGCCGGAGCCGGCGCGGCGCATCGTCAGCCTTGCCCCCCATGCCACCGAACTCCTGCTCGCCGCCGGCGCCGGAGGGCGGGTGGTGGGCGTGGTGAGCCACAGCGACTACCCCGCCGCGGCCCGCGCCCTTCCGCAGGTGGGCGGCTACGAGCGCCTCGACCTGGAGGCGATTCTCGGCCTGGCGCCGGACCTCGTGGTGGCCTGGGAGAGCGGCAATCCCGGCGCGGAAGTGGAGCGGCTGCGCGCCCTCGGGATCCCCGTCTACGTGACCGAGCTGCGCCGGCTTGAGGACATTCCCGCCACGCTGGAGCGGATCGGCATCCTCGCCGGCACCCCCGGCGAGGCCGGCACCGCGGCCGCGGCGTTCCGTGACGGCGTGGAGGCGCTCCGCCGCCGCTATGCCGGCCGCTCGCCGGTGCGGGTGTTCTACCAGATCTGGGACAGCCCGCTGATGACCGTGGGTGGCGATCACCTCATCACCTCGGTCATCGCACTGTGCGGCGGCCGCAACATCTTCGCCGACCAGGCGGCGCTGGCGCCAGCGGTGGACGTGGAGTCGGTGCTGGTGCGCGATCCGGAGGCCATCGTGGCCAGCGGGATGGCCGCGGAGCGCCCGGAGTGGCTCGATGGCTGGCGGCGCTGGCCGGGGCTCGGCGCGGTGCGCGAAGAGGCGCTGTTCCTCATCCATCCCGATCTCATCCAGCGCCCCACGCCGCGCATCCTGGAGGGTGCCGAACAGCTGTGCGCGGACCTCGACCGGGTGCGTGCCCGCCGTGGCGAGTGA
- a CDS encoding energy transducer TonB: MAFAMGSAHFDAAPRPGVALAVGVSLALHAAVLALLPAGPAPLPGSSATPVLRVELTRPAPRPATTPVVAKPEPAPRISTPEPPRPAPSSRVETPPRMPEPRTARIPETRPETGAARSTTAPARPRSAASTRTAGQQAPPPPAGTRAAEATPGAPTAPAPILPTAAGPAGPGPAPGLAAEVRRIIRLRLAGEFRYPVLARRRGWEGEVVLAFRVDADGRIGNVKVANSSGFGLLDSAARDALLRVAAVALADGRRPGTPLDLTLPVIYRLSEG, translated from the coding sequence ATGGCCTTCGCCATGGGATCCGCCCACTTCGACGCAGCGCCTCGCCCCGGCGTGGCGCTGGCGGTGGGCGTGTCCCTGGCGCTCCATGCCGCCGTCCTCGCCCTGCTGCCCGCCGGGCCGGCACCGCTTCCCGGAAGCAGCGCCACCCCCGTGCTCAGGGTGGAGCTCACCCGTCCGGCGCCGCGACCAGCCACGACGCCGGTAGTGGCGAAACCGGAACCGGCCCCACGGATATCCACTCCGGAACCACCCCGACCCGCTCCCTCCTCCCGTGTGGAGACGCCGCCACGGATGCCGGAACCAAGGACCGCCCGGATACCGGAAACGCGCCCCGAAACCGGAGCCGCCCGCAGCACCACGGCTCCCGCCCGCCCCCGGTCAGCGGCATCGACGCGCACCGCCGGACAGCAGGCGCCTCCCCCGCCGGCCGGGACCCGGGCGGCAGAGGCCACGCCCGGCGCCCCAACGGCACCGGCGCCGATCCTTCCCACCGCCGCCGGCCCGGCCGGCCCCGGACCGGCGCCCGGTCTCGCCGCCGAGGTGCGCCGGATCATCCGCCTGCGCCTGGCCGGCGAATTCCGCTACCCGGTGCTGGCGCGCCGCCGCGGCTGGGAGGGAGAGGTGGTGCTGGCATTCCGGGTGGACGCCGACGGGCGCATCGGGAATGTGAAGGTGGCGAACAGCTCCGGCTTCGGCCTGCTCGACAGCGCCGCCCGCGACGCCCTGCTGCGGGTGGCGGCGGTGGCGCTGGCGGATGGCCGGCGTCCCGGCACGCCCCTGGATCTCACCCTCCCGGTCATCTACCGCCTCTCGGAGGGGTGA
- a CDS encoding efflux RND transporter periplasmic adaptor subunit: MTAAGFGKQQLQRFAVWFRGLSFAGRAGTSFGVLFALLVIISGLDGDRGPGPGLESAAVEPGSIHLEVRATGHLRARGQLPVFAQVSGIIREVPVGSSGRVKSGEVLAVVDDQDYRLALQEAESQRVAAQSETAGVRARLVQTQQEHDRAERLYREDLIPRQELEKAAAARQELEAQLEMAEARVQQAMLREQQARENLERCMVRSPIEGVLLSVGAEPGEPVAGVGGKPLFQLAPSLDAIEIRVAVTESDIGKVQIGQPVRFSVEAYGGEEFSGEVSAIRRGGEDRGGVTYYEVLVSTGNPGHRLLPGMTAQVRVDAGTREVARLIPLRALLYNPEAEVLERWQSEVDRIRQAGDTLVWVDGESGVRPVGVQLGVQDREHVEVVGEWSDPESQVVYRQ, from the coding sequence GTGACGGCAGCCGGCTTCGGCAAGCAGCAGCTGCAACGGTTCGCGGTGTGGTTCCGCGGCCTCTCCTTCGCCGGCCGGGCGGGAACCAGTTTCGGGGTGCTGTTCGCCCTGCTGGTCATCATTTCCGGCCTTGACGGCGACAGGGGGCCGGGACCGGGCCTGGAGAGCGCGGCCGTGGAGCCGGGAAGCATCCATCTGGAAGTGCGCGCCACCGGACATCTGCGGGCCCGCGGACAGCTGCCCGTGTTCGCCCAGGTGAGCGGGATCATCCGCGAGGTGCCGGTTGGCTCCTCGGGCCGGGTCAAGAGCGGCGAGGTGCTGGCCGTGGTGGATGACCAGGACTACCGGCTGGCATTGCAGGAGGCCGAGTCCCAGCGGGTCGCCGCCCAGTCCGAGACGGCCGGGGTACGGGCGCGCCTGGTCCAAACCCAGCAGGAGCATGACCGGGCGGAGCGCCTCTATCGCGAGGATCTCATTCCCCGCCAGGAGCTGGAGAAGGCCGCCGCCGCCCGCCAGGAGCTGGAGGCGCAGCTGGAAATGGCCGAAGCCCGGGTGCAGCAGGCCATGCTGCGGGAGCAGCAGGCGCGGGAGAACCTGGAGCGCTGCATGGTGCGCAGTCCCATCGAGGGGGTGCTTCTCAGCGTCGGCGCGGAGCCCGGCGAGCCGGTGGCGGGCGTGGGCGGCAAGCCCCTGTTCCAGCTGGCGCCGAGCCTCGACGCGATCGAGATCCGCGTGGCGGTCACCGAGTCCGACATCGGCAAGGTGCAGATTGGGCAGCCGGTCCGGTTCAGCGTCGAGGCCTACGGCGGGGAGGAGTTCAGCGGCGAGGTATCGGCCATCCGCCGCGGCGGCGAGGATCGCGGCGGGGTGACCTATTACGAGGTGCTGGTGAGTACGGGCAATCCGGGGCACCGGCTCCTGCCGGGGATGACCGCCCAGGTCCGTGTCGATGCCGGGACCCGGGAAGTGGCGCGGCTGATTCCGCTGCGCGCCCTGCTCTACAACCCCGAGGCGGAGGTGCTGGAGCGCTGGCAGAGCGAGGTGGACCGTATCCGGCAGGCGGGTGACACCCTGGTCTGGGTGGATGGCGAGAGTGGTGTTCGCCCGGTCGGTGTGCAGCTGGGGGTTCAGGATCGCGAGCACGTGGAGGTGGTGGGCGAATGGTCGGATCCCGAAAGTCAGGTCGTGTATCGCCAATGA